The sequence CTGTGGGTTTCTTCACTCTGATCAAATTCCATCCGAGGCATCCTATTCGCGCATGCTTAGTGTGATCAGCGAATCAGATGTGATGGAACAGATCCATGATGAACTGGTTCTGCTTGCCATCGACGAAGGACATATCAGCGAAGAAAA is a genomic window of Litoribacterium kuwaitense containing:
- a CDS encoding transposase, with protein sequence MVYSLIARVVERIVTMKDLVKRLKRDPIFRYDCGFLHSDQIPSEASYSRMLSVISESDVMEQIHDELVLLAIDEGHISEE